Proteins from a single region of Kluyveromyces lactis strain NRRL Y-1140 chromosome C complete sequence:
- a CDS encoding uncharacterized protein (similar to uniprot|P22146 Saccharomyces cerevisiae YMR307W GAS1 Beta-1.3-glucanosyltransferase required for cell wall assembly localizes to the cell surface via a glycosylphosphatidylinositol (GPI) anchor), translating into MVTFILQLFCSALVIFGRTYVQAASDDANSSTPAIEISGNKFFYSNNGSQFYLRGIAYQADTANSTETTINDPLADYDSCKRDLPYLVDLYTNVLRVYAINTSLDHSDCLNLFQENGIYIIADLSEPADSISRSDPSWDLDLYKRYTSVVDALHNYTNILGFFAGNEVTNNSTNTEASAFVKAAVRDTKKYIKDKGYRSIPVGYSSNDDEDTRVVMADYFACGDEDVKVDFYGINMYEWCGKSTFQESGYADRTKEFSNLSVPIFFSEYGCNEVKPRQFQDVASLYGDDMTDVWSGGIVYMYFEEDNEYGLVSIDDDKVKTLTDYNNLKSALASISPTSATKDKATTTSLECPSTGIYWKASTDLPPTPDNSTCECLEQGLSCIVADDVATKDYADLFGIVCADIDCSDITNNATTGKYGAYSFCDSKTKLSYLLNKYYEENDKNESACSFSGSATLVSASSTASSCNAVLSSATANASGGSSSGTSSSSGSSSSSSSSSSSSKSSSSASNLEVRKSGTSFAALMVCTIFFIAVECSVILV; encoded by the coding sequence ATGGTTACCTTTATCTTACAATTATTCTGTAGCGCATTGGTCATATTCGGGCGCACTTATGTCCAAGCTGCTAGTGACGACGCCAATTCCAGCACCCCTGCTATTGAGATTTCTGGGAATAAATTTTTCTACTCTAATAATGGATCTCAGTTTTATTTGAGGGGTATTGCATATCAGGCGGATACTGCCAATTCCACTGAGACTACTATCAATGATCCTTTGGCCGACTATGACTCTTGTAAGAGGGATTTGCCATACTTGGTAGACCTCTACACCAACGTGCTTCGTGTGTATGCGATTAACACTTCGCTTGATCATTCCgattgtttgaatttgttcCAAGAGAACGGTATTTATATTATTGCCGATCTTTCTGAACCAGCCGATTCCATTTCTAGATCAGATCCATCCTGGGATTTGGATTTGTATAAGCGTTACACCTCAGTGGTAGATGCACTACACAATTACACTAACATTTTGGGATTCTTCGCAGGTAATGAAGTTACCAACAACTCTACCAACACAGAAGCCTCGGCTTTTGTGAAGGCTGCCGTTAGAGATACcaagaaatatatcaaagataAAGGGTACAGATCTATCCCTGTTGGTTACTCGTCCAACGATGACGAGGACACCAGAGTCGTCATGGCTGACTACTTTGCATGCGGTGATGAAGATGTGAAGGTTGATTTCTATGGTATCAACATGTATGAATGGTGTGGTAAATCTACATTCCAAGAATCTGGTTATGCTGATAGAACGAAAGAGTTTTCCAACCTTTCAGttccaattttcttctcagAATATGGTTGTAACGAGGTGAAACCTAGACAATTTCAGGATGTTGCTTCTTTATATGGTGATGATATGACTGATGTTTGGTCAGGTGGGATTGTTTACATGTACTTTGAGGAGGACAACGAATATGGATTGGTTTCTATTGATGACGATAAGGTAAAAACCCTAACTGATTACAACAATCTAAAATCCGCCCTTGCCAGTATCTCGCCAACATCCGCTACTAAAGATAAGGCCACTACCACCAGTTTAGAATGTCCTTCCACCGGTATATACTGGAAAGCCTCGACAGATTTACCCCCAACTCCAGACAATTCAACTTGTGAATGTCTTGAACAAGGTCTTTCATGTATAGTAGCCGACGATGTTGCTACTAAAGATTATGCTGATTTGTTTGGTATTGTATGTGCGGACATAGATTGTTCAGATATCACAAACAATGCAACAACTGGTAAATATGGGGCATACTCTTTCTGTGACTCAAAAACTAAACTTTCCTACCTTTTGAACAAGTATTAcgaagaaaatgataaaaacGAATCTGCTTGTTCGTTCAGCGGTTCAGCTACACTTGTGTCAGCTTCAAGCACTGCCTCAAGCTGTAATGCTGTCCTATCATCAGCAACTGCAAATGCCTCCGGAGGTTCCAGTTCTGGAACCAGCAGTAGCAGTGGATCTAGCTCAagttcttcctcttcctcatcatcatcgaaatcatcttcttctgcttcaaACTTGGAAGTGAGAAAATCAGGGACCTCCTTTGCTGCGCTTATGGTGTGCACcatctttttcattgctGTCGAATGCAGTGTAATATTAGTTTGA
- the GAS1 gene encoding 1,3-beta-glucanosyltransferase GAS1 (similar to uniprot|P22146 Saccharomyces cerevisiae YMR307W GAS1 Beta-1.3-glucanosyltransferase required for cell wall assembly localizes to the cell surface via a glycosylphosphatidylinositol (GPI) anchor): MLFSKLVVASFASLLSKVVFADDLPAVEVYGSKFFYSNNGSQFYLKGIAYQADSANATSGSTIVDPLGDFDVCSRDIPYMEKVATNVIRVYALNTSLDHTECMQALNDAGIYVIADLAEPSYSINRDSPKWNLELYERYTSVVDKFANYTNVLGFFAGNEVTNNSTNTDASPFVKAAIRDTKQYIKDQGYRSIPVGYSSNDDADTRVAIADYFACGDDDVKADFYGINMYEWCGTSTFEESGYADRTDEFKNLTIPVFFSEYGCIEVRPRKFQDVAALYGENMTDVWSGGIVYMYFEEENNYGLVSVDGSSVSTLADYSYYSEEINSISPTYAQSASYTPTSTSLACPATGRYWKAATDLPPTPNEDLCECMSSSLTCVVADDVDSDDYQALFDYICGEIDCTAITSNGTTGEYGSYSFCNSKDQLSFVMNLYWIDQDQSSSACDFEGKASLKDEDPTVQSGCSAALSAIGTEGTGTYTGSVTFTGGSSTSTSTGTRSSSSGSSSSSSNSSSSASSSSDSKDSSGVYKTNVPLYSVLTACVVTIFTVAGAGLIMI; the protein is encoded by the coding sequence ATGTTGTTCAGCAAGTTAGTTGTTGCTTCATTTGCGTCACTTTTGTCGAAGGTCGTATTTGCTGACGACCTGCCAGCCGTGGAGGTATATGGTTCCAAATTTTTCTACTCGAACAATGGATCTCAATTCTACCTAAAGGGTATCGCTTACCAAGCTGATAGTGCCAACGCTACTTCTGGCTCTACCATTGTCGACCCACTTGGTGATTTCGACGTTTGTTCTAGAGATATCCCATACATGGAAAAGGTCGCTACTAATGTGATCCGTGTTTACGCTTTGAACACTTCATTGGATCACACCGAATGTATGCAAGCTTTGAACGATGCTGGTATCTATGTCATTGCCGATTTGGCTGAACCTTCATATTCCATTAACAGAGACTCTCCAAAATGGAATTTGGAATTGTACGAACGTTACActtctgttgttgataaGTTCGCCAACTATACCAACGTTTTGGGTTTCTTTGCTGGTAACGAAGTCACCAACAATTCGACTAACACTGACGCCTCTCCTTTCGTTAAGGCCGCTATCAGAGACACTAAACAATACATCAAAGACCAAGGGTACAGATCCATCCCTGTTGGTTACTCCTCCAACGATGATGCCGACACCAGAGTCGCCATCGCTGACTATTTCGCCTGTGGTGACGATGACGTTAAGGCAGACTTTTACGGTATCAACATGTACGAATGGTGTGGTACTTCcacttttgaagaatctgGTTACGCTGACAGAACTgatgaattcaaaaatttgacTATTCCTGTCTTCTTCTCCGAATACGGTTGTATTGAAGTCAGACCAAGAAAGTTCCAAGACGTGGCTGCTTTGTATGGTGAGAACATGACTGATGTGTGGTCCGGTGGTATAGTTTACATGTActtcgaagaagaaaacaattaCGGTCTAGTTTCTGTTGATGGCAGTAGCGTTTCCACTTTGGCAGACTATAGTTACTACTCCGAGGAAATTAACAGTATTTCTCCAACTTATGCACAATCTGCCTCATACACACCTACTTCCACTTCCTTGGCTTGCCCAGCAACCGGCAGATACTGGAAGGCCGCCACCGATTTACCACCAACTCCAAATGAAGACTTATGTGAATGTatgtcttcttctttgacTTGTGTTGTTGCTGATGACGTCGACTCTGATGACTATCAAGCTTTGTTCGATTACATTTgtggtgaaattgattgTACTGCTATCACCTCTAATGGTACCACTGGTGAATACGGTTCTTACTCCTTCTGTAACAGCAAAGATCAACTTTCTTTCGTCATGAACCTATACTGGATTGACCAAGATCAATCTTCAAGCGCATGTGACTTTGAAGGTAAagcttctttgaaggatgAAGATCCAACTGTTCAATCTGGCTGTTCTGCTGCTTTGAGTGCTATCGGTACCGAAGGTACTGGTACCTACACTGGCAGTGTTACCTTCACCGGTGGCTCTAGCACCTCAACTTCGACTGGTACCCGTAGCTCTAGCAGTGgctcctcttcttcatcttccaacAGTTCCTCATCAGCCAGCAGCTCATCAGATTCAAAAGACAGCTCCGGTGTTTACAAGACCAACGTTCCATTGTACTCCGTATTGACTGCCTGCGTCGTTACCATTTTCACCGTTGCTGGTGCTGGATTGATAATGATTTGA
- the PXR1 gene encoding telomerase inhibitor (similar to uniprot|P53335 Saccharomyces cerevisiae YGR280C PXR1 Protein with a role in maturation of rRNAs and small nucleolar RNAs required for cell viability), which yields MGLAAARNKQRFGLDPRNTTWSNNTSRFGHKHLEKLGWKPGSGLGLVPDSTTSHIKVSIKDDNLGLGAKLKKKEKQDEFDSGECTGLDVFQRLLGRLNGNEQTISDELDKQRTDNIINGKWGIHFVKGEVLASTWDAENKQLISYSMGKKRPVEGSSDSEVSDRKKTKKVKKEKKVKKVKKEKKEKKEKKDKKEKKVKKEKKEKKEKKLKDKHSKDTNEITRDQMLKPRDSAAVVPDAVSTRLSVRAKWIRQKRAAVMDAKALNEIFMVTD from the coding sequence ATGGGTTTGGCAGCAGCAAGGAATAAACAAAGGTTTGGATTGGATCCAAGAAACACAACTTGGAGTAACAATACATCAAGATTTGGACACAAACATCTAGAGAAACTAGGATGGAAACCTGGTTCCGGTTTGGGATTAGTTCCAGATTCTACAACATCACATATCAAGGTTTCTATCAAAGATGACAATCTTGGGTTGGGAGCGAAActcaaaaagaaagagaagcaagatgaatttgatagtGGTGAATGTACGGGATTGGACGTCTTCCAAAGATTACTTGGAAGATTAAATGGTAATGAGCAGACAATTTCAGATGAATTGGATAAGCAAAGAACCGACAATATTATAAACGGGAAATGGGGGATACACTTTGTGAAGGGAGAAGTCCTTGCAAGTACATGGGATGCTGAAAATAAGCAACTCATAAGTTATAGTATGGGTAAGAAGAGACCGGTAGAGGGATCGTCTGATAGTGAGGTTAGCGATCGgaagaagacaaagaaggtaaaaaaagagaagaaggttAAGAAGGTCAAAaaggagaagaaagagaagaaagagaagaaggacaagaaggagaagaaggttaagaaagagaagaaggaaaagaaagagaagaaactcAAGGATaaacattcaaaagataCCAACGAAATTACTCGAGACCAAATGCTGAAACCTAGAGATTCAGCTGCTGTTGTTCCAGATGCCGTATCTACTAGGCTCTCGGTCCGCGCGAAATGGATCAGACAAAAGCGGGCTGCAGTGATGGATGCTAAAGCTCTGAACGAAATATTTATGGTAACAGACTGA
- a CDS encoding CBS domain-containing protein (conserved hypothetical protein) encodes MVLELGIPTVANLPLEQPLFCTGDDSIYNVAKLMTSKRKYCVLVTSGEHLEGIITTKDLAFKEGLVARDVLSTTPVLTPSSMPVTSALLIMVEQKIRHLPIIDPNSKQIVGILDITKCFHQAMRRLEIMAQDSVKLNNAIQDVIENEATMTRHKLLQDIATLIESMETPVLESILDSDVYNTTPLFASPTTTVSKAMSMMSENKSTAILIHDSSTKSDIRNNNDCNIIGIFTSKDFVCRVLGQGNSVDPESCTLARVMTTRPNFAFQSLGIHSALRMMYEGHFLNLPVIDDTGNILGLISVLQLTHAALRCQFATTSKNVSSQSAIEEPYLKINSVDSPLGSLLVEKDVDENYRTGSASELEVPSLSINYFWKSFDASDNESASSSQLSLVDLTQTIGNFSSHKQLQQSQLHLQQQHQQYPSQSQQPIPEQFSGRRSSTLLQKKFFENGKHTKFRLKVTVVKPNKDNQVLGSMKFKTQSGVNFEKDVLNEIVAKVKETYGIESPYSIEYMDIEIKTNEKLHQIYDEFIVMQGSRHYMPLLFILHDKQSGVFHHLRQFFKTMATPFTAVFHTSSLKIYMQACIVFFAGFMVGKALK; translated from the coding sequence ATGGTATTGGAGCTTGGAATTCCCACGGTGGCGAATTTGCCGCTTGAACAGCCATTATTTTGTACAGGCGATGACTCAATCTACAATGTTGCGAAACTAATGACTAGTAAAAGAAAGTACTGTGTTCTAGTCACCAGTGGTGAGCATTTGGAAGGTATTATCACTACCAAAGATCTAGCTTTCAAGGAAGGTTTGGTTGCTCGGGACGTATTATCGACAACTCCGGTTCTTACGCCCTCATCAATGCCGGTTACCAGCGCTCTCCTAATAATGGTCGAACAGAAAATTAGACATCTACCCATAATTGACCCTAATTCTAAGCAGATCGTTGGGATCTTAGACATTACGAAATGTTTCCACCAAGCAATGCGTAGGTTAGAAATCATGGCGCAAGACAGtgtgaaattgaacaatgCCATTCAAGATGTTATCGAGAATGAAGCAACCATGACGAGACATAAATTGTTGCAAGACATAGCAACTTTGATAGAATCCATGGAGACGCCTGTCTTAGAGTCTATTTTGGACTCTGATGTGTACAACACAACTCCGCTATTTGCTAGTCCTACGACCACTGTCTCAAAAGCAATGAGCATGATGTCTGAGAATAAAAGTACTGCTATTTTAATACATGATTCTTCGACCAAATCTGACATCAGAAATAACAATGACTGCAATATAATAGGCATCTTCACTAGTAAAGATTTCGTTTGTCGAGTATTAGGTCAAGGAAATTCCGTCGATCCAGAGTCATGCACCTTGGCTAGAGTAATGACAACGAGGCCAAACTTTGCCTTCCAAAGTCTAGGTATACATTCAGCTCTTCGAATGATGTACGAGGGtcattttttgaatttaccTGTTATTGATGACACAGGAAATATTCTAGGTTTGATCAGTGTCCTTCAATTAACACATGCTGCGCTCCGTTGTCAATTTGCTACAACCTCAAAAAACGTTTCGTCACAGTCTGCTATTGAAGAACcttatttgaagataaattcGGTTGACTCTCCCTTGGGTTCTTTGCTTGTAGAGaaagatgttgatgaaaactACAGGACTGGATCAGCATCTGAGCTAGAAGTTCCTTCTTTATCTATAAATTatttttggaaatcttTTGATGCCTCTGATAATGAAAGTGCTTCTTCTAGTCAATTATCTTTGGTAGATTTAACACAAACAATAGGTAACTTTAGCTCCCACAAACAGTTACAACAATCGCAACTTCATttgcaacaacaacatcaacaatatcCTTCACAATCACAGCAACCGATCCCAGAACAGTTTTctggaagaagaagctccACATtattacaaaaaaaattcttcgAAAATGGAAAACATACCAAATTCCGATTGAAAGTTACCGTCGTGAAGCCTAATAAGGATAATCAAGTTCTAGGCTCTATGAAATTCAAGACTCAGTCCGGAgtaaactttgaaaaagacGTCTTAAATGAGATTGTAGCCAAAGTGAAAGAAACTTATGGAATCGAATCACCGTACTCCATTGAGTACATGGATATCGAGATAAAAactaatgaaaaattgCATCAAATTTATGACGAGTTCATTGTTATGCAGGGCTCCCGTCACTATATGCCTTTGCTTTTTATTCTGCATGATAAGCAGTCAGGTGTTTTCCACCACCTACGTCAGTTTTTTAAAACGATGGCAACTCCATTCACCGCAGTGTTTCATACTTCCTCATTGAAGATATACATGCAGGCATGTATAGTCTTCTTCGCTGGTTTTATGGTGGGAAAAGCTTTAAAATGA
- the PSE1 gene encoding importin PSE1 (similar to uniprot|P32337 Saccharomyces cerevisiae YMR308C PSE1 Karyopherin/importin that interacts with the nuclear pore complex acts as the nuclear import receptor for specific proteins including Pdr1p Yap1p Ste12p and Aft1p), giving the protein MSVLPDEVNSTLVKLLQGFASPDNAIRSAAEDALNNNWITPEHIEVLLMFLAEQSAYSDDLTTAGLSAVLFRKLALRAPPSSKTIIIAKNITHISKEALKQIRDTLLKGFISQRPNNIRHKLSDAIAECALEELPEWPPLLQTLFEAIKNTDPNFRESSFRIFSSMPHLINSIDINHALPIFESGFTDPSDEVKIAAVTAFVGYFKQLPKNNWAKLGVLLPSLLNSLPKFLDDSKDEALAAVFESLIELVELAPKLFKDMFDQIIQFADMVIKNKDLEPSARTTALELLTVFSECAPQMCKNNQNYAQSVVLDTLVMMTEVSIDDDQAIEWQNSNDVEEDNEENTYDMARQALDRVALKLNGKYLAAPLFQFLQQMITSSEWRERFAALMALSSAAEGCRDVLMIEIDKILEMVVPLIDDPHPRVQYGCCNVLGQISTDFAPLIQSTSHEKILPALISKLTSSSVDRVQTHAAAALVNFSEQATQSIMEPYLDSLLTNLLSMLQSSKLYVQEQALTTIAFIAEAAEKKFIKYYDTLMPLLINVLRTDTGTESRVLKGKCMECSTLIALAVGKEKFASYSQELIQLFITYQNEGIQDDDPLKTYLEQSWSRVCRILREDFVPLLDVVIPPLLETAKATQDVSLIEEEEAANYQQYTDWDVVQIQGKHIAIHTSVLDDKVTAMELLQVYATVLKSFFASYVKEILTEVAVPSIDFYLHDGVRARGATLIPALFTSLVSAVGQDNDIVLQLWQIASNKLISGIISEPMPEVTKSYHYALVDCLGIVGNNGLNQEQLSQFTQGVNNNLTDVYERTKSRYDQDDEYNEDVDDDLDEYTDEDLLDEINKSLAAVFKSAGVSYLQQFQTLWPIIHSYLQETEVFILLFALIAIADMIEYTGDNSAPFKQHFVQKIKECLTFPEPSIRQGTAYLLGVCAQYAPNTYSDICLGSLETLFQIVNMPESRSEDNVNSSENASCAIAKILSSYGSSIPNFEQYTANWLKTFPVIHDEECAAFNYRMLAQLIDHNSPVIQGNTAEIVDYVIQALHQKSIGGKNATAVVESAKKLLSTIPQEQASALLQRYPPEIMQTIHKWFA; this is encoded by the coding sequence ATGTCAGTTCTACCGGATGAAGTGAACAGCACCTTGGTGAAGTTGCTACAGGGCTTTGCATCACCAGACAATGCGATTCGTTCGGCGGCAGAAGATGCTTTGAATAACAACTGGATTACACCGGAGCACATCGAagttttgttgatgtttctAGCGGAACAATCTGCATATTCTGATGATTTGACTACTGCAGGTTTGTCTGCAGTTTTGTTCCGTAAGCTAGCTTTGAGAGCGCCACCTTCATCTAAGACTATAATCATTGCCAAAAATATTACCCATATTTCGAAGGAAGCCTTGAAGCAAATTAGAGATACACTTTTGAAGGGTTTTATCTCCCAAAGACCCAACAATATTAGACACAAATTATCTGATGCAATTGCAGAATGTGCGTTAGAAGAATTACCTGAGTGGCCTCCGTTACTCCAAACGTTATTCGAAGCTATCAAAAACACAGATCCAAATTTCAGAGAATCTAGTTTCAGAATTTTCTCAAGTATGCCTCATCTAATCAATTCCATTGACATCAACCATGCTTTGCCTATCTTTGAGAGTGGATTCACGGATCCTAGCGATGAAGTCAAGATTGCAGCTGTTACAGCGTTTGTTGGGTACTTCAAACAGCTTCCAAAGAATAACTGGGCCAAACTAGGTGTTCTATTACCAAGTCTTTTGAACAGTTTGCCAAAGTTTTTGGATGACAGTAAAGATGAGGCCTTGGCCGCCGTATTCGAATCATTGATCGAATTAGTTGAGTTGGCTCCTAAACTCTTCAAAGATATGTTCGATCAAATTATCCAATTTGCAGATATGGTCATCAAGAATAAAGATTTAGAACCGAGTGCCAGAACGACTGCTTTGGAGTTGTTAACTGTCTTCAGTGAATGCGCCCCTCAGATGTGTaaaaataatcaaaattaCGCCCAATCAGTGGTACTTGATACCCTTGTCATGATGACTGAAGTTTCCATCGATGATGACCAAGCAATCGAATGGCAAAATTCGAATGAtgtagaagaagataatgaGGAAAATACCTACGATATGGCACGTCAAGCTTTGGATCGTGTTGCCTTGAAATTAAACGGAAAATACTTGGCCGCACCTTTATTCCAATTCTTACAACAAATGATCACATCTTCTGAATGGAGAGAGAGGTTCGCAGCATTGATGGCGTTATCATCTGCTGCAGAAGGTTGCCGTGATGTATTAATGATCGAGATAGATAAGATTTTGGAAATGGTTGTTCCACTGATCGATGATCCACATCCAAGAGTTCAATACGGTTGCTGTAATGTATTGGGTCAGATATCCACTGATTTCGCTCCTCTCATTCAAAGCACTTCGCATGAAAAAATTTTGCCTGCTTTAATCTCTAAGCTCACTTCAAGCTCTGTCGACAGAGTTCAGACCCATGCAGCGGCTGCCTTGGTGAACTTCTCCGAACAAGCTACGCAATCGATTATGGAACCTTACTTGGATAGTCTTTTAACTAACTTATTAAGCATGTTGCAAAGTTCCAAGCTGTACGTTCAAGAACAGGCCTTAACTACTATCGCATTTATCGCAGAAGCAGccgaaaagaaattcatcaaatacTATGATACATTAATGCCATTATTGATAAACGTGTTGAGAACCGATACAGGTACTGAAAGCAGAGTCTTGAAGGGTAAGTGTATGGAATGTTCTACTCTTATTGCATTAGCTGTGggcaaagaaaagtttgCCTCCTACTCTCAAGAATTGATCCAGTTATTCATAACTTATCAAAATGAAGGTATTCAGGACGACGATCCTCTAAAGACTTACCTTGAACAAAGTTGGAGTAGAGTTTGCAGGATTCTTCGTGAGGATTTTGTTCCGTTATTGGATGTAGTTATTCCGCCACTACTTGAAACTGCCAAGGCTACCCAGGACGTTAGtttaattgaagaagaggaagctGCAAACTACCAACAGTATACAGATTGGGATGTTGTGCAAATTCAAGGTAAGCACATCGCTATTCATACTTCAGTTTTAGATGATAAAGTGACTGCTATGGAGCTTCTACAAGTTTACGCCACTgtgttgaaaagtttcttTGCATCATACGTTAAGGAAATCCTTACAGAAGTTGCCGTCCCATCTATTGATTTCTACTTACATGATGGTGTTAGAGCTCGTGGTGCTACTTTAATTCCTGCTTTGTTTACCTCTTTGGTATCGGCTGTAGGACAGGACAACGATATCGTTTTACAATTATGGCAAATTGCATCTAATAAGCTAATTTCTGGAATTATTTCTGAACCGATGCCAGAAGTTACTAAGTCGTATCACTATGCTCTTGTTGATTGTTTGGGAATTGTCGGAAACAACGGATTAAATCAAGAGCAATTGTCACAATTTACACAAGGTGTGAACAATAACTTAACCGACGTCTACGAAAGAACAAAATCCCGTTACGATCAGGATGACGAATACAACGAAGATGTTGATGACGATCTTGATGAGTATACCGATGAAGATTTGCTTGACGAGATTAACAAATCTTTAGCTGctgttttcaaatcagCAGGTGTTTCTTATCTACAGCAGTTCCAGACTTTATGGCCAATAATACATTCATACTTGCAGGAGACTGAGGTATTCATTTTATTGTTCGCCTTGATTGCAATTGCTGATATGATAGAATACACTGGCGATAACTCTGCACCTTTCAAACAGCATTTCGTTCAGAAAATTAAGGAGTGCCTCACATTCCCTGAACCCTCCATTCGCCAGGGTACTGCATACCTACTCGGAGTATGTGCACAATATGCCCCCAACACCTACTCTGACATATGTTTGGGATCGTTGGAAACTTTATTCCAAATCGTCAACATGCCAGAATCCAGATCTGAAGATAACGTTAATTCCTCGGAAAATGCATCTTGCGCCATTGCAAAGATCTTGAGCAGTTACGGCTCCAGCATTCCAAACTTTGAACAGTATACTGCCAACTGGTTGAAGACTTTCCCCGTTATCCACGATGAAGAATGTGCCGCGTTCAATTATAGAATGTTGGCACAATTGATAGACCACAATTCGCCTGTGATTCAAGGTAACACAGCCGAAATCGTTGATTATGTGATACAAGCCTTACATCAAAAGTCTATCGGTGGAAAAAATGCTACTGCTGTGGTAGAATCTGCAAAAAAACTACTAAGTACTATCCCACAGGAACAAGCATCTGCTCTACTTCAACGATACCCACCGGAAATCATGCAAACCATACACAAATGGTTCGCTTGA